Proteins from a genomic interval of Lysobacter arenosi:
- the cysD gene encoding sulfate adenylyltransferase subunit CysD — MTLPVDLSHLDRLEAESIHILREVAAEFRNPVLLYSIGKDSSVLLHLLLKAFAPARKPPIPLLHVDTGWKFREMIAFRDRRAGETGVELRVHTNPEGVAQGIGPISHGATVHTDVMKTQALKQALDLHGFDAAIGGARRDEEKSRAKERIFSFRNDQHRWDPKSQRPELWSLYNTRIHKGESVRVFPLSNWTELDIWLYIYRERIPVPSLYFAAQRPVVERDGAWILVDDERLPLREGESAQLRQVRFRTLGCYPLTGAIESQADTLEKIIAEMLVATTSERQGRVIDHDPTASMEKKKQEGYF, encoded by the coding sequence ATGACCCTGCCTGTCGACCTGAGCCACCTCGATCGCCTCGAAGCCGAGAGCATCCACATCCTGCGCGAGGTCGCGGCCGAGTTCCGCAACCCGGTGCTGCTGTACTCGATCGGCAAGGACAGTTCGGTGCTGCTGCACCTGCTGCTGAAGGCGTTCGCGCCGGCGCGCAAGCCGCCGATCCCGCTGCTGCACGTCGACACCGGCTGGAAGTTCCGCGAGATGATCGCCTTCCGCGACCGTCGCGCCGGTGAAACCGGCGTCGAGCTGCGGGTGCACACCAATCCCGAAGGCGTGGCGCAGGGCATCGGCCCGATCAGCCACGGTGCCACCGTGCACACCGACGTGATGAAGACCCAGGCACTGAAGCAGGCGCTCGACCTGCACGGCTTCGACGCGGCCATCGGTGGCGCCCGTCGCGACGAGGAAAAATCGCGCGCGAAGGAACGCATCTTCTCCTTCCGCAACGACCAGCACCGCTGGGACCCGAAGAGCCAGCGTCCGGAACTGTGGAGCCTGTACAACACCCGCATCCACAAGGGCGAGTCGGTGCGCGTGTTCCCGCTGTCGAACTGGACCGAGCTCGACATCTGGCTCTACATCTATCGCGAGCGGATTCCCGTGCCGTCGCTGTACTTCGCCGCGCAGCGGCCGGTGGTCGAGCGCGACGGCGCCTGGATCCTCGTCGATGACGAGCGCCTGCCATTGCGCGAGGGCGAGTCGGCGCAGCTGCGCCAGGTGCGCTTCCGCACGCTGGGCTGCTATCCGCTGACCGGCGCAATCGAATCGCAGGCCGATACGCTGGAGAAGATCATCGCCGAGATGCTGGTCGCCACGACTTCCGAGCGCCAGGGCCGGGTGATCGATCACGATCCGACCGCGTCGATGGAGAAGAAGAAGCAGGAGGGGTATTTCTGA
- the cysN gene encoding sulfate adenylyltransferase subunit CysN, which produces MGAPTTTSETAASEVAAYLQRHETKGLLRFITCGSVDDGKSTLIGRLLFESRALFDDQLSALESDSRRHGTRNGEIDYALLLDGLSAEREQGITIDVAYRFFSTDKRKFIVADCPGHEQYTRNMATGASTADVAVVLVDARKGLLAQTRRHSYIASLLGIRHVLLAVNKMDLVGFDFAVFDEIVAGYRELAAQLGIAHVQAVPLSALQGDNLMQRSANTPWYDGPSVLEYLENVDATRGASGIGFRLPVQWVNRPDQDFRGFAGTVAAGSVKPGDDIVVLPSGRRSKVARIVTAGGDLDLAGEGQAVTLTLQDELDISRGDVIADAHKPPQVSDQFAAHMLWMGDQALLPGRPYWLKIGTRTVSASVTEIKHKIDVNTQEPLAAKHLELNEVGYCNLYLDQPVPFEAYADSRTLGGFILIDRQSNATVAAGTLEFALRRAGNIHWQHLDVDKTARARIKGQKPRVLWFTGLSGSGKSTIANLVDKRLHGLGYHTFILDGDNVRHGLNKDLGFTDEDRVENIRRVAEVAKLMADAGLIVLVSFISPFRAERRMARELFAPGEFVEVFIDTPLAVAEERDVKGLYAKARAGQLRNFTGIDSPYEIPEAAELQLDTVSDPAEHLAQRVIDFLLD; this is translated from the coding sequence ATGGGCGCTCCGACCACCACCTCCGAAACCGCCGCCTCCGAGGTCGCCGCCTACCTGCAGCGCCACGAAACCAAGGGCCTGCTGCGCTTCATCACCTGCGGCAGCGTCGACGACGGCAAGAGCACGCTGATCGGGCGCCTGCTGTTCGAAAGCCGCGCGCTGTTCGACGACCAGCTGTCGGCGCTGGAGTCCGACAGCCGCCGCCACGGCACGCGCAACGGCGAGATCGACTACGCGCTGCTGCTCGACGGACTGTCGGCCGAGCGCGAGCAGGGCATCACGATTGATGTTGCCTACCGTTTCTTCAGCACCGACAAGCGCAAGTTCATCGTCGCCGACTGCCCGGGCCACGAGCAGTACACGCGCAACATGGCCACCGGCGCGTCCACGGCGGATGTGGCCGTGGTGCTGGTGGATGCTCGCAAGGGACTGCTCGCGCAGACGCGCCGGCACAGCTATATCGCCTCGCTGCTGGGCATCCGCCACGTGCTGCTGGCGGTGAACAAGATGGACCTGGTCGGCTTCGACTTCGCCGTGTTCGACGAGATCGTCGCCGGCTACCGCGAGCTTGCCGCGCAGCTCGGCATCGCCCACGTGCAGGCGGTGCCGCTGTCGGCGCTGCAGGGCGACAACCTGATGCAGCGCTCGGCGAATACACCGTGGTACGACGGTCCGAGCGTGCTCGAGTACCTGGAGAACGTCGACGCGACCCGCGGCGCTTCCGGCATCGGCTTCCGCTTGCCGGTGCAGTGGGTCAACCGTCCCGACCAGGATTTCCGCGGCTTTGCCGGCACCGTTGCCGCAGGTTCGGTGAAACCGGGCGACGACATCGTGGTGCTGCCTTCGGGTCGGCGTTCGAAGGTCGCGCGGATCGTCACTGCCGGCGGCGACCTCGACCTGGCCGGCGAAGGCCAGGCCGTGACGCTGACGCTGCAGGACGAACTGGACATCAGCCGCGGCGACGTCATCGCCGACGCGCATAAGCCGCCGCAGGTGTCCGACCAGTTCGCCGCGCACATGCTGTGGATGGGCGACCAGGCGCTGCTGCCGGGCCGGCCGTACTGGTTGAAGATCGGCACGCGCACGGTCAGCGCCAGCGTCACCGAGATCAAGCACAAGATCGACGTGAACACCCAAGAGCCGCTCGCCGCCAAGCACCTTGAGCTCAACGAAGTCGGTTACTGCAATCTCTACCTCGATCAGCCGGTGCCGTTCGAGGCGTATGCCGACAGCCGCACACTGGGCGGCTTCATCCTGATCGACCGCCAGAGCAACGCCACCGTTGCCGCCGGCACGCTCGAGTTCGCGCTGCGCCGTGCCGGCAACATCCACTGGCAGCACCTGGACGTCGACAAGACCGCGCGCGCCCGCATCAAGGGCCAGAAGCCGCGCGTGCTGTGGTTCACCGGTCTGTCGGGGTCGGGCAAGTCGACCATCGCCAACCTGGTCGACAAACGCCTGCACGGGTTGGGCTACCACACCTTCATCCTCGACGGCGACAACGTCCGCCACGGTCTCAACAAGGACCTGGGCTTCACCGACGAGGACCGCGTGGAGAACATCCGCCGCGTCGCGGAGGTGGCCAAGCTGATGGCCGACGCGGGATTGATCGTGCTGGTCAGCTTCATCTCGCCGTTCCGAGCGGAACGGCGCATGGCGCGCGAGTTGTTCGCTCCCGGCGAGTTCGTCGAGGTGTTCATCGATACGCCGCTGGCGGTGGCCGAGGAGCGCGATGTCAAGGGTCTGTACGCAAAGGCGCGCGCCGGCCAGCTGCGCAACTTCACCGGCATCGACTCGCCTTACGAGATCCCGGAGGCGGCCGAGCTTCAGCTCGATACCGTCAGCGACCCGGCCGAACACCTGGCGCAACGGGTCATCGACTTCCTGCTGGACTGA
- a CDS encoding GlsB/YeaQ/YmgE family stress response membrane protein, with amino-acid sequence MGSIVYTIIIGAVIGILARFFKPGADPMGWILTILLGIAGAYIGSLLYAGGGFIGFLISIICAVVLLFVYEFIRSKTAKPTA; translated from the coding sequence ATGGGCAGCATCGTCTATACGATCATCATTGGTGCGGTTATTGGAATCCTGGCGCGTTTCTTCAAACCCGGTGCCGACCCGATGGGTTGGATCCTCACCATCCTGCTCGGCATCGCCGGCGCCTACATCGGCAGCCTGCTCTATGCCGGCGGCGGATTCATCGGCTTCCTGATCTCGATCATCTGCGCGGTAGTCCTGCTCTTTGTCTACGAGTTCATCCGCAGCAAGACAGCCAAACCGACGGCGTGA
- a CDS encoding M20 family metallopeptidase: protein MDTSKVDRFVADKWDDEIVPQLVEYIRIPNKSPMFDADWVKHGYMEDAVTLMERWAKAQPIPGMKVEVVRLEGRTPLIFIEVPASNGGSNDDCVLLYGHLDKQPEMTGWDPEFGPWSPVIKGDRLYGRGGADDGYAIFGSLTAVLALQEQQLPHSRCVILIEACEESGSYDLPAYVDHLAGRIGKPSLVVCLDSGCGNYDQLWCTTSLRGLAGGNFTVKVLSEGVHSGDASGIVPSSFRLLRQLLSRLEDENTGKIRIEDLFVEVPAERMAQAREAAKVLDTAIFDKFPLLPGMKPMADDLTELVLNRTWRPALSVTGVDGMPPLASAGNVLRPHTSVKLSLRLPPTLDGKRAGELLKEVLLSNPPNGAQVTLDLEKSSSGWNAPAQSPWLTKAIDASSRDFFGQPAMYMGEGGSIPFMGMLGEKFPGAQFMITGVLGPHSNAHGPNEFLHIPMGKRVTACVSRVIAEHHLASQRGETTGVAAVAGGQERGDHGCC, encoded by the coding sequence ATGGACACCAGCAAGGTCGACCGTTTCGTCGCCGACAAATGGGATGACGAGATCGTTCCCCAGCTCGTCGAGTACATCCGCATCCCGAACAAGTCGCCGATGTTCGACGCCGACTGGGTCAAGCATGGCTACATGGAGGACGCGGTCACGCTGATGGAGCGCTGGGCCAAGGCGCAGCCGATCCCCGGCATGAAGGTCGAGGTGGTGCGCCTGGAAGGCCGCACGCCGCTGATCTTCATCGAAGTGCCGGCAAGCAACGGCGGCAGCAACGACGACTGCGTGCTGCTCTACGGCCACCTCGACAAACAGCCGGAGATGACCGGCTGGGATCCCGAGTTCGGCCCGTGGTCCCCGGTCATCAAGGGCGACCGGCTCTATGGCCGCGGCGGCGCCGACGACGGCTATGCGATCTTCGGCTCGCTGACCGCCGTGCTGGCCCTGCAGGAACAGCAGCTGCCGCACTCGCGCTGCGTGATCCTGATCGAGGCCTGCGAGGAATCGGGCAGCTACGACCTGCCCGCCTACGTCGACCACCTTGCTGGCCGCATCGGCAAGCCGTCGTTGGTGGTGTGCCTGGACTCGGGCTGCGGCAACTACGACCAGCTGTGGTGCACGACCTCGCTGCGCGGCCTGGCCGGCGGCAACTTCACCGTCAAGGTGCTCAGCGAAGGCGTCCACTCCGGCGACGCCTCCGGCATCGTGCCGTCGAGCTTCCGCCTGCTGCGCCAGCTGCTCTCGCGCCTGGAAGACGAGAACACCGGCAAGATCCGCATCGAAGACCTGTTCGTCGAAGTGCCGGCCGAGCGCATGGCGCAGGCGCGCGAGGCGGCGAAGGTGCTGGATACGGCGATCTTCGACAAGTTCCCGTTGCTGCCGGGCATGAAGCCCATGGCCGATGACCTGACCGAGCTGGTGCTCAACCGCACCTGGCGGCCGGCGCTGTCGGTCACCGGTGTCGACGGCATGCCGCCGCTGGCTTCGGCCGGCAACGTGCTGCGCCCGCACACCTCGGTGAAGCTGTCGCTGCGCCTGCCGCCGACCCTGGACGGCAAGCGCGCCGGCGAGCTGCTCAAGGAAGTCCTGCTCAGCAACCCGCCCAACGGCGCCCAGGTCACCCTCGACCTGGAGAAGTCGTCGAGCGGCTGGAATGCTCCGGCGCAGTCACCGTGGCTGACCAAGGCCATCGATGCCTCCAGCCGTGACTTCTTCGGCCAGCCGGCGATGTACATGGGCGAAGGCGGATCGATTCCCTTCATGGGCATGCTCGGCGAGAAGTTCCCGGGCGCGCAGTTCATGATCACCGGCGTGCTCGGCCCGCACAGCAATGCGCACGGCCCCAACGAATTCCTGCACATCCCGATGGGCAAGCGCGTCACCGCCTGCGTCTCGCGCGTGATCGCCGAGCATCACCTGGCCAGCCAGCGCGGCGAGACCACCGGCGTGGCGGCGGTGGCCGGTGGGCAGGAGCGCGGCGACCACGGTTGCTGCTGA
- a CDS encoding ComEA family DNA-binding protein: MKSTGWRGVPLLLTLLLAAAVNAAEKVNINTADAATIDRVMVNIGPGKAEAIVAYRKANGPFRSAEQLALVKGVGLKTVEKNLDRIVFTGGAAPAKVAATKPAATGKPATRPVAKPAAPARAASR; the protein is encoded by the coding sequence GTGAAATCAACCGGATGGAGGGGCGTACCGCTGCTGCTGACGCTGTTGTTGGCAGCCGCGGTCAACGCCGCCGAGAAGGTCAACATCAACACCGCCGATGCCGCGACCATCGATCGCGTCATGGTGAACATCGGGCCGGGCAAGGCGGAGGCGATCGTGGCCTACCGCAAGGCGAACGGTCCATTCCGCAGCGCCGAGCAGCTGGCACTGGTCAAGGGCGTGGGCCTGAAGACGGTCGAGAAGAACCTTGACCGCATTGTCTTCACCGGCGGCGCCGCTCCTGCGAAGGTCGCGGCAACGAAGCCGGCTGCGACCGGCAAGCCTGCAACCAGGCCCGTCGCCAAGCCTGCCGCACCTGCCAGGGCAGCCAGCCGCTGA
- a CDS encoding HutD/Ves family protein: MAPERSSRSWVIPANEYRRERWRNQMGWTREILAHVPVAGAPWDWRLSIAEIESDAPFSAFPGIDRELVLLAGNGLRLRFDDGEVKELLPPHDRMRFAGERGVTGELVDGLTHDFNLMWRRDRVRANLWHRPLVGPMVLFADPESTWIVHLIAGQARFADDSGLPPLAAQDTAIIAAGSQRVRHVLDGGGEVLLIRIEPLP; this comes from the coding sequence ATGGCACCCGAACGCAGCAGCCGGTCCTGGGTAATCCCGGCCAACGAATACCGCCGCGAGCGCTGGCGCAACCAGATGGGCTGGACGCGCGAGATCCTCGCCCACGTTCCCGTCGCCGGCGCACCCTGGGACTGGCGCCTTTCAATCGCCGAGATCGAGAGTGACGCTCCGTTCTCCGCGTTTCCCGGAATCGACCGCGAGCTGGTCCTGCTGGCCGGCAACGGCCTGCGCCTGCGCTTCGACGATGGCGAAGTGAAGGAACTGCTGCCACCGCACGATCGGATGCGGTTTGCCGGCGAGCGCGGCGTGACCGGCGAGCTTGTCGATGGGCTCACCCACGACTTCAACCTGATGTGGCGCCGCGACCGCGTGCGCGCGAATCTGTGGCACCGCCCGCTGGTCGGGCCGATGGTGTTGTTCGCCGATCCGGAAAGCACTTGGATCGTGCACCTGATCGCAGGGCAGGCGCGGTTCGCCGATGACTCCGGCCTGCCGCCGTTGGCGGCGCAGGACACCGCGATCATCGCCGCCGGGTCGCAGCGCGTGCGGCATGTCCTCGATGGCGGCGGCGAAGTCCTGCTGATCCGGATCGAACCGCTGCCCTGA
- a CDS encoding sulfite reductase subunit alpha — protein sequence MSAVVSNRRAWLGNALVLAGLLVLALAFGRWQTDAWWLASPRLGSWLLAALVVLAYLGLCAAIVSSARTQARSASTGDGDSGADAVLLAWASQTGFAQQLAEHTVEALRAAGMAVRALPLHRVDADVLRSHRRALFIASTTGEGDPPDHVLGFTRHVLDQSITLEGLEYAVLALGDRAYDQFCGFGRRLDQWLHHHGAKPLFDRIDVDAGDAGALRHWQHRLGQLSGRADFADWSAPAYQSWRLAERRWLNEGSVGGPAYHVALVPQDAAHLDWTAGDIAEIGPRHPDDAVADWLANCRLDGNVAVKSGDSVEPLSTVLARSRLPSPHDVLGQGAQTVADSLQPLPHREYSIASLPGDGSLQLLVRQMRHPDGRLGSGSGWLTAHAEPGARIDVRIRRNTSFHPPADDRPVVLIGNGTGLAGLRALLKSRIAAGHHRNWLLFGERQAGHDFHYRDEIEGWLLEGRLQELDLAFSRDDPSRRTYVQHLLRERIEELRTWIAQGASVYVCGSLEGMAPDVDAVLREAVGLDVLETMAASGRYCRDVY from the coding sequence ATGAGTGCGGTTGTCTCCAATCGCCGGGCATGGCTTGGCAACGCACTGGTGCTGGCTGGCCTGCTGGTACTTGCGCTCGCATTCGGCCGGTGGCAGACCGATGCATGGTGGCTGGCATCGCCACGCCTCGGCAGCTGGTTGCTCGCCGCGCTGGTGGTGCTGGCATACCTCGGGCTATGCGCGGCGATTGTTTCCAGCGCGAGAACACAGGCACGGTCGGCATCGACCGGCGACGGCGACAGCGGCGCCGATGCGGTCCTGCTGGCCTGGGCCAGCCAGACCGGGTTTGCCCAGCAATTGGCCGAACACACGGTCGAGGCGCTGCGCGCGGCGGGCATGGCGGTGCGTGCGCTGCCGCTGCATCGCGTCGATGCCGACGTGCTGCGCAGCCATCGACGCGCGCTGTTCATCGCGAGCACCACCGGCGAAGGCGACCCGCCGGACCACGTGCTCGGTTTCACCCGCCATGTGCTCGACCAGTCGATCACGCTGGAAGGATTGGAATACGCGGTGCTGGCGTTGGGCGATCGCGCCTACGACCAGTTCTGCGGTTTCGGCCGTCGCCTCGACCAGTGGTTGCACCACCATGGGGCCAAGCCGCTGTTCGATCGCATCGATGTCGACGCCGGCGACGCGGGCGCACTGCGTCATTGGCAGCATCGACTCGGGCAGCTCAGTGGCCGTGCCGACTTCGCCGACTGGAGTGCACCGGCCTACCAGTCGTGGCGCCTGGCCGAACGCCGCTGGTTGAACGAGGGCAGTGTTGGCGGTCCCGCCTACCACGTCGCACTGGTGCCGCAGGACGCCGCCCACCTTGACTGGACCGCGGGCGACATCGCCGAGATCGGTCCGCGTCATCCTGACGATGCAGTCGCCGACTGGCTGGCCAACTGCCGGCTCGATGGCAACGTTGCGGTCAAGTCTGGCGATTCGGTCGAGCCACTGTCGACGGTGCTGGCGCGGTCACGGCTTCCATCCCCGCACGATGTGCTGGGCCAGGGTGCACAGACCGTGGCGGACAGCCTGCAGCCATTGCCGCACCGCGAATACTCGATCGCCTCATTGCCTGGCGACGGCAGCCTGCAACTGCTCGTGCGCCAGATGCGCCACCCGGACGGTCGCCTCGGCAGCGGCAGCGGCTGGCTGACCGCCCACGCCGAGCCGGGCGCGCGCATCGACGTGCGCATCCGCCGCAATACGTCCTTCCATCCGCCGGCCGACGATCGCCCGGTGGTGTTGATCGGCAACGGCACGGGCCTGGCCGGGCTGCGTGCACTGCTCAAGTCACGCATCGCCGCGGGCCACCATCGCAACTGGCTGCTGTTCGGCGAGCGCCAGGCCGGGCACGACTTCCACTATCGCGACGAGATCGAAGGCTGGCTGCTCGAAGGGCGCCTGCAGGAACTCGATCTCGCCTTCTCGCGTGATGACCCATCCCGGCGAACCTACGTGCAGCATCTATTGCGCGAGCGGATCGAGGAATTGCGCACGTGGATTGCGCAAGGAGCATCGGTCTACGTCTGCGGCAGCCTCGAAGGCATGGCGCCGGACGTCGATGCGGTGCTGCGCGAAGCGGTCGGGCTCGACGTGCTGGAAACCATGGCCGCTTCCGGTCGCTATTGCCGCGACGTCTACTAG
- a CDS encoding FAD:protein FMN transferase, producing the protein MQAAGNDRGAVDILGGATMGTTWSVKLVARPHTDLHALHSRIQARLDDVIAQMSNWTAHSDLSRFNAAAAGSWHPLRDDFWTVLTCALDIARASDGAYDPTVGAIADAWGFGPSGRRDMPQDVPADVLDSVGWQRLVVDAQTRRVLQPGGTQLDLCAIAKGFAVDAVAAQLQSDGIDSALVEVGGELYGRGRKPDGTPWRVIVEACSGDEDDDNQARVIDLDGLAVATSGDRWHRVERDGQRYSHTIDPRSGRPALGAPAAVTVAAASAMLADGWATALTVMGAEDGHAFACRHDLAARFVVSASGGQDERMTPAFAELLQA; encoded by the coding sequence ATGCAAGCTGCAGGCAACGATCGTGGTGCCGTCGACATCCTCGGCGGCGCCACCATGGGAACCACCTGGTCGGTGAAGCTGGTCGCGCGCCCGCACACCGACCTGCACGCGTTGCACTCACGCATCCAGGCACGACTGGATGACGTGATCGCACAGATGAGCAACTGGACCGCCCACTCCGACCTGAGCCGCTTCAATGCCGCCGCGGCCGGAAGCTGGCACCCGCTGCGCGACGACTTCTGGACGGTGCTGACATGTGCGCTCGATATCGCACGCGCCAGCGACGGCGCGTACGACCCGACCGTTGGCGCCATCGCCGATGCCTGGGGCTTCGGTCCCTCCGGTCGCCGTGACATGCCGCAGGACGTGCCGGCGGACGTGCTCGACTCGGTCGGCTGGCAGCGCCTGGTCGTCGACGCGCAGACGCGCCGTGTATTGCAGCCGGGCGGTACGCAGCTGGATCTGTGCGCGATCGCCAAGGGCTTCGCCGTCGATGCGGTGGCCGCGCAGTTGCAGTCCGACGGCATCGACAGCGCACTGGTCGAAGTCGGTGGCGAGCTGTACGGACGCGGCCGCAAGCCCGATGGAACGCCGTGGCGCGTGATCGTCGAGGCCTGTTCCGGCGACGAGGATGACGACAACCAGGCGCGCGTGATCGATCTGGACGGGCTGGCCGTGGCGACTTCGGGCGATCGTTGGCACCGTGTCGAACGCGACGGCCAGCGCTACAGCCATACCATCGACCCGCGCAGTGGTCGCCCGGCACTGGGCGCCCCGGCCGCGGTTACCGTGGCCGCCGCCAGCGCCATGCTCGCCGACGGCTGGGCCACGGCGCTGACGGTGATGGGCGCAGAAGATGGTCACGCATTCGCGTGCAGGCACGATCTGGCAGCGCGATTCGTCGTGTCCGCCAGCGGAGGCCAGGACGAGCGCATGACACCGGCGTTCGCGGAGTTGCTGCAGGCATGA
- a CDS encoding DUF4198 domain-containing protein encodes MKQTLKFAALALALSLPLAAQAHKAWLQPSQTVLAGNNPWVTVDAAVSNDLFYFNHVPLKTDNLAITAPDGSQVAAQNSATGKYRTVFDVELKQTGTYKIGVLNDYVVGQWDEDGKPKRWRGTAAAFATEVPKGAKNLQVSQSISRVETFVTNGSPNDTALKPSGKGLELVPVTHPNDLFAGDEAKFRMQVDGKPAAGIDVEIVRGNTRYRNAQDEIKVKTDAKGEFTVTWPEAGMYWLEATSEDKKTTVPQAKQRRIGYVATLEVLPQ; translated from the coding sequence ATGAAGCAGACCCTCAAGTTCGCCGCACTCGCACTCGCACTTTCCCTGCCGCTGGCCGCGCAGGCCCACAAGGCATGGCTGCAGCCGTCGCAGACGGTGCTCGCCGGCAACAACCCGTGGGTGACCGTCGATGCAGCGGTGTCCAACGACCTGTTCTACTTCAACCATGTGCCGCTGAAGACCGACAACCTCGCCATCACCGCGCCCGACGGCAGCCAGGTCGCCGCGCAGAACAGCGCCACCGGCAAGTACCGCACGGTGTTCGACGTCGAGCTCAAGCAGACCGGCACCTACAAGATCGGCGTGCTCAACGACTACGTGGTCGGCCAGTGGGACGAAGACGGCAAGCCCAAGCGCTGGCGCGGCACTGCCGCGGCGTTCGCCACCGAAGTGCCCAAGGGCGCGAAGAACCTGCAGGTCTCGCAGTCGATCAGCCGCGTGGAAACCTTCGTCACCAACGGCTCGCCCAACGACACCGCGCTCAAGCCCAGCGGCAAGGGCCTGGAGCTGGTGCCGGTGACGCATCCCAACGACCTGTTCGCCGGTGACGAAGCGAAGTTCCGCATGCAGGTCGACGGCAAGCCGGCGGCCGGCATCGATGTCGAGATCGTCCGCGGCAACACGCGTTACCGCAACGCGCAGGACGAGATCAAGGTCAAGACCGACGCGAAGGGCGAGTTCACCGTGACCTGGCCGGAAGCCGGCATGTACTGGCTGGAAGCCACCAGCGAGGACAAGAAGACGACGGTGCCGCAGGCCAAGCAGCGTCGCATCGGTTACGTCGCCACGCTGGAAGTGCTGCCGCAGTAA
- a CDS encoding DUF2271 domain-containing protein encodes MRVQLTIALSGLLALPAYSAEINLNLQIPQLNVAEYHRPYVAIWVEGPDQKAAANLAVWYQQKATNEGAGTKWLPDLRQWWRRSGRTLKVPVDGVTGPTRPVGKHALQFTDRHPELASLPAGDYTLVVEAAREVGGRELLKIPFKWRGASDGSAQGSSELGLVTLASKP; translated from the coding sequence ATGCGTGTCCAACTGACCATTGCGCTGAGCGGCCTGCTCGCCCTGCCTGCCTATTCGGCGGAGATCAACCTCAACCTGCAGATCCCGCAGCTCAACGTCGCCGAGTACCACCGGCCGTACGTGGCGATCTGGGTCGAGGGACCGGATCAGAAGGCGGCCGCCAATCTCGCTGTCTGGTACCAGCAGAAGGCGACCAATGAAGGCGCCGGCACCAAGTGGCTGCCGGACCTGCGCCAGTGGTGGCGGCGCAGCGGCCGCACCCTGAAGGTGCCGGTCGACGGCGTCACCGGTCCGACCCGTCCGGTCGGCAAGCACGCGTTGCAGTTCACCGATCGCCACCCCGAGCTGGCCTCGCTGCCGGCTGGCGATTACACGCTGGTGGTGGAAGCCGCACGCGAAGTCGGCGGGCGCGAACTTCTCAAGATTCCGTTCAAGTGGCGCGGCGCCAGCGACGGCAGCGCGCAGGGCAGCAGCGAGCTCGGCCTGGTCACGCTGGCCAGCAAGCCCTGA
- a CDS encoding PepSY-associated TM helix domain-containing protein: MSASSAAPDIAARQQRRGFWLRTLHQWHWISSAVCLVAMLLFSVTGITLNHSSVIEAKPQTLNRTVDMPASMLKALGKREEGSAPLPGSVSDWLNDVLPVAIGEQPAEWSEQEVYLSLPRPGGDAWLSIDRATGAVEYERTSRGWIAYLNDLHKGRNAGAAWRWFIDIFAIACLVFCITGLFLLQMHARQRPSTWPYVVLGLVVPLLLALLFIH; the protein is encoded by the coding sequence ATGAGCGCCTCCTCCGCCGCGCCCGACATCGCCGCACGCCAGCAGCGCCGCGGCTTCTGGCTGCGCACGCTGCACCAGTGGCACTGGATCAGCTCGGCGGTGTGCCTGGTGGCGATGCTGCTGTTCTCCGTCACCGGCATCACCCTGAATCACTCCAGCGTCATCGAGGCCAAGCCGCAGACGCTCAACCGCACGGTCGACATGCCGGCTTCGATGTTGAAGGCGCTGGGCAAGCGCGAGGAAGGCAGCGCGCCGTTGCCTGGCAGCGTCAGCGACTGGCTCAACGACGTGCTGCCGGTTGCCATCGGCGAGCAGCCGGCGGAATGGTCGGAGCAGGAGGTCTACCTGTCGCTGCCGCGTCCCGGCGGCGATGCCTGGTTGAGCATCGATCGCGCTACCGGCGCGGTCGAATACGAGCGCACCTCGCGCGGCTGGATCGCTTACCTCAACGACCTGCACAAGGGTCGCAACGCCGGCGCCGCATGGCGCTGGTTCATCGACATCTTCGCCATCGCCTGCCTGGTGTTCTGCATCACCGGCCTGTTCCTGCTGCAGATGCACGCGCGCCAGCGGCCTTCGACCTGGCCCTACGTGGTGCTGGGCCTGGTGGTGCCGCTGCTGCTGGCATTGCTTTTCATCCACTGA